From the Brevibacillus choshinensis genome, one window contains:
- the tenA gene encoding thiaminase II, translating into MSTFTDRLWKSVAPIWEKTHQHPFVMGLGDGSLPVESFKFYMKQDYVYLIDYAKIFEIASTKAYDLETSAKFAGLQESTLNGEMALHRQYAEQFGISRADLEATEPSFVMIAYTSYMLKVAHQGSLAELVSAVLPCMWGYWEIGKQLAQVEGALDHELYGEWVSTYSSEEFGELAAWLIDVMNQLADGKNEQELARLEEHFLTTSKMEYLFWDMAYRKEMWPC; encoded by the coding sequence ATGTCTACGTTTACAGATCGTCTGTGGAAAAGCGTAGCCCCCATCTGGGAAAAAACGCATCAGCATCCATTTGTTATGGGGCTAGGTGATGGTAGCTTGCCCGTAGAATCGTTCAAATTTTATATGAAGCAGGACTACGTGTATCTGATTGATTACGCCAAGATTTTTGAAATTGCAAGTACCAAGGCGTATGACTTAGAGACGAGTGCCAAATTTGCAGGCTTGCAAGAATCGACTCTGAACGGAGAAATGGCCTTGCATCGCCAGTACGCAGAACAATTTGGCATTTCTCGAGCAGACTTGGAGGCAACTGAGCCTTCCTTTGTCATGATTGCTTATACCAGCTACATGCTGAAGGTCGCTCACCAGGGCTCCCTGGCAGAACTGGTCAGCGCCGTTCTTCCTTGCATGTGGGGCTACTGGGAAATCGGCAAACAGCTGGCTCAAGTCGAAGGGGCACTAGATCACGAGCTTTACGGGGAATGGGTAAGTACGTACAGCTCTGAAGAATTCGGTGAACTGGCAGCTTGGTTGATCGACGTGATGAACCAACTGGCAGATGGGAAAAACGAACAAGAGCTTGCGAGACTGGAAGAGCATTTCTTGACCACATCCAAGATGGAATACTTGTTCTGGGATATGGCCTACAGAAAGGAAATGTGGCCGTGCTAG
- a CDS encoding acetylornithine deacetylase, whose protein sequence is MSNVKRLTAAVEAIANRKDELFDLLGKLVSHPTVSPPARNSEHAQSLIAQELLEMGFDVDRWPVFPGDDNVVGTLLGTASDKASSLLINGHIDVAEVGDDAGWTYPPFSLTNGKDGRLYGRGVADMKGGLAASLFAIKMLREHGVELKGDLLFQSVIGEEAGEAGTLVAIERGYRADYAVVVDTSDLHLQGQGGVITGWITIESPTTLHDGMRARTIHAGGRVHGASAIEKMMKILAALQELERHWAVMKSYPGFPPGSNTINPAVIEGGRLAAFIADQCALWITVHFYPNESYEDIIREIEDHVSKAAAADVWLRENPPSFRWGGRSMIEERGEIFPSLELDRHHRGLASLQTAYGAQMKQAPVIDMSPTVTDAGWFAHAGIPAVLFGPGELAHAHTVDESIDPEQLVQFAQVMARFIADWCNTEKEPKE, encoded by the coding sequence TTGAGTAACGTGAAAAGGCTCACGGCAGCAGTCGAGGCAATTGCCAACCGAAAAGACGAATTGTTTGACTTGCTGGGCAAACTGGTGTCACATCCTACGGTGAGTCCACCCGCTCGTAACAGTGAGCATGCACAGAGCTTGATTGCTCAGGAATTACTGGAAATGGGCTTTGATGTAGATCGCTGGCCCGTTTTTCCTGGCGACGATAATGTTGTCGGGACATTGCTTGGTACCGCTTCCGACAAGGCAAGCAGTTTACTTATCAACGGACATATCGACGTCGCAGAAGTCGGGGATGACGCGGGTTGGACGTATCCCCCCTTCTCTTTGACGAATGGGAAAGACGGTCGATTGTATGGACGCGGCGTAGCCGATATGAAAGGTGGATTGGCTGCCAGCTTATTTGCGATCAAGATGCTTCGTGAGCACGGCGTTGAGCTGAAAGGGGACCTCCTGTTCCAGTCGGTGATCGGTGAAGAAGCTGGAGAAGCGGGGACCCTAGTGGCCATCGAACGAGGTTATCGAGCAGACTACGCGGTTGTCGTCGATACGAGCGATTTGCACCTGCAAGGACAAGGAGGAGTCATCACAGGCTGGATAACGATCGAGAGCCCCACGACCTTGCACGATGGGATGCGGGCTAGAACTATTCACGCAGGTGGGCGAGTCCATGGTGCCTCCGCTATCGAAAAAATGATGAAGATCCTCGCAGCGCTGCAGGAACTGGAGCGTCACTGGGCGGTCATGAAATCGTATCCAGGTTTTCCTCCGGGGAGCAATACGATCAATCCAGCCGTTATCGAAGGCGGGCGACTTGCTGCATTTATCGCAGATCAATGCGCGCTTTGGATCACAGTTCACTTTTATCCGAATGAATCGTACGAGGACATCATTCGTGAGATCGAGGATCATGTCTCAAAAGCTGCGGCAGCTGATGTGTGGTTACGTGAGAATCCCCCGTCCTTTCGTTGGGGAGGCCGCTCCATGATTGAAGAGCGCGGTGAAATTTTTCCGTCTCTCGAACTGGACAGGCATCATCGAGGTCTTGCCTCATTGCAAACTGCCTATGGAGCTCAAATGAAACAAGCACCTGTTATTGATATGTCGCCTACCGTGACAGATGCAGGGTGGTTCGCACACGCTGGAATCCCTGCTGTCTTGTTTGGGCCAGGCGAGCTCGCGCATGCACACACGGTGGATGAATCGATCGATCCGGAGCAGCTGGTTCAATTTGCCCAAGTGATGGCACGGTTTATCGCAGACTGGTGCAATACAGAAAAGGAACCAAAGGAGTGA
- a CDS encoding thiazole synthase — MMDTWKIGPYEFRSRLLLGTGKFADLDTQGKAVDVSEAEILTFAIRRLNLENPQEPNFLEQLDLKKYTLLPNTAGAYTAEEAVRIARLAKASGLCDMIKVEVIGDPKTLLPDPIGTLEASKILVEEGFIVLTYTNDDPILARRLQEVGVHAVMPGASPIGSGQGIVNENNLRFILEEAKVPIIVDAGIGAPADCAKAMELGADGVLLNTAVALADNPVLMAEAMKLGVEAGRKGFLAGRIAKKRYASASSPIEGMIE; from the coding sequence ATGATGGATACATGGAAAATTGGACCTTATGAATTTCGTTCCCGCTTGCTGCTCGGTACTGGTAAATTCGCAGATTTAGATACACAAGGCAAAGCAGTAGATGTTTCTGAGGCTGAAATTCTGACGTTCGCCATACGTCGATTGAATTTGGAAAATCCACAGGAGCCGAACTTTTTGGAACAGCTCGATTTGAAAAAATATACACTGCTGCCAAATACAGCAGGAGCCTACACAGCTGAGGAAGCCGTACGCATCGCACGTTTGGCTAAAGCATCTGGTCTGTGTGACATGATCAAGGTCGAAGTCATCGGCGATCCAAAAACACTTTTGCCAGATCCGATTGGTACGTTGGAAGCCTCCAAAATCTTGGTGGAAGAAGGTTTTATCGTGTTGACGTACACCAATGATGATCCAATTCTTGCCCGTCGTTTGCAAGAAGTAGGTGTACATGCGGTGATGCCAGGCGCTTCTCCTATCGGTTCTGGCCAAGGAATCGTAAACGAGAACAACCTGCGCTTTATTCTCGAAGAAGCCAAAGTACCAATCATTGTCGATGCGGGAATCGGGGCTCCAGCCGATTGTGCGAAAGCGATGGAATTGGGAGCGGATGGTGTGCTCTTGAATACAGCGGTTGCGTTGGCAGACAATCCCGTCCTCATGGCAGAAGCGATGAAATTAGGTGTAGAAGCAGGGCGCAAAGGCTTCCTTGCAGGACGTATCGCGAAAAAGCGCTACGCCTCCGCGAGTAGTCCTATTGAAGGGATGATTGAGTAA
- the thiS gene encoding sulfur carrier protein ThiS, which translates to MVVVLNGKKVELAEEIQTIRSLLASYQLQEKIVVVEQNGDIIDRSRYEEAPIADGDRIEIVHFVGGG; encoded by the coding sequence ATGGTTGTTGTGCTTAACGGAAAAAAGGTAGAGCTGGCAGAAGAGATTCAGACGATTCGTAGCCTGCTTGCTTCGTATCAATTACAGGAGAAGATCGTCGTAGTCGAGCAAAACGGGGATATCATTGACCGTTCTCGTTATGAGGAAGCTCCGATTGCAGATGGAGATCGTATTGAAATCGTTCACTTTGTTGGAGGAGGATGA
- the kapB gene encoding sporulation phosphorelay system protein KapB: MWNPGDIVRVTQKTGEYITEVLENHDTKLLVKVLAVTKFPTQGDLHTSFEVDVPLFHQRPALSYQEKFMTFSNSATRYNGTIPDYKESVRVAMEREMEKMRKMSHWAQRCLVELEALHKEAFTNTK; this comes from the coding sequence ATGTGGAACCCAGGAGATATCGTACGCGTGACGCAAAAAACAGGAGAGTACATTACAGAAGTCTTGGAAAACCACGATACCAAGCTACTCGTCAAGGTATTGGCTGTCACCAAATTTCCTACCCAAGGAGACTTGCATACTTCCTTTGAAGTAGACGTACCGCTTTTTCACCAACGTCCTGCCTTGTCCTATCAGGAAAAATTCATGACCTTTAGCAATTCTGCTACCCGGTATAACGGGACCATTCCGGACTACAAGGAATCCGTGCGAGTAGCCATGGAACGCGAGATGGAAAAAATGAGAAAAATGTCACACTGGGCGCAACGCTGTCTCGTGGAACTGGAAGCCTTGCACAAGGAAGCCTTTACAAATACAAAATAG
- a CDS encoding alanyl-tRNA editing protein, producing the protein MKDRLYYQDAYTQQFSAEVTKRGTEGDGTPFVVLSQTAFYPTGGGQPSDQGLLGEVRVIDVEEVDGEIHQVKGRIDWERRFDHMQQHAGQHILSASFLEVADAETVAFHLGKERVTIDVRLDELTAEVWEAVEQRANQIVLENRPISARFVDDEELATLPLKKQPTVTENIRVVIIPEFDYNPCGGTHPARTGEVGMIKILGWERHRGNIRLEFICGWRAMRDYTKKQSMVREMSKLLMTSDAELVSQTERLVAERDSLKQSLVEKERLLLEGEVRQQLTLASQVGNARILQLTFTDRTIQQLQQFAHQAVAQAPDVVCLLAATGDKLQLVFARGPEVDVAVNLLMKDTLPLIEGKGGGNPAMAQGGGQPSMPAEEVLAHARKQLEASLS; encoded by the coding sequence ATGAAAGATCGATTGTATTATCAGGATGCGTATACGCAACAATTCTCAGCGGAAGTGACGAAGCGAGGGACGGAAGGGGACGGTACTCCCTTTGTCGTGTTGAGCCAGACCGCCTTTTATCCAACGGGTGGGGGCCAACCATCCGACCAAGGGCTTCTAGGCGAAGTCCGCGTAATCGACGTGGAAGAAGTGGACGGTGAGATTCACCAAGTAAAAGGCAGAATTGATTGGGAACGTCGATTTGATCATATGCAACAACACGCGGGACAGCACATTTTGTCCGCGTCGTTCTTGGAAGTAGCCGATGCAGAGACAGTTGCCTTTCATTTAGGAAAAGAACGGGTCACCATTGATGTGAGATTGGATGAGCTGACAGCGGAGGTTTGGGAAGCCGTCGAACAGCGCGCTAACCAGATCGTCCTCGAGAACCGTCCCATCTCCGCTCGGTTCGTGGATGACGAAGAGCTGGCCACATTGCCTTTAAAAAAGCAGCCAACCGTGACGGAAAATATCCGAGTGGTGATCATTCCTGAATTCGATTACAATCCATGCGGCGGTACTCATCCGGCACGTACAGGTGAAGTCGGGATGATCAAAATATTGGGCTGGGAGCGTCACAGAGGGAATATTCGTTTGGAATTCATTTGTGGCTGGCGAGCCATGCGTGATTACACAAAAAAACAATCCATGGTGCGCGAAATGTCCAAGCTTTTGATGACCAGTGATGCTGAATTGGTCTCTCAAACCGAGCGATTAGTAGCTGAACGTGATTCCCTCAAGCAAAGCCTGGTGGAGAAGGAGCGACTCCTCTTAGAAGGTGAGGTTCGCCAGCAGCTTACACTAGCTAGTCAGGTAGGAAATGCGCGTATCTTGCAACTAACCTTCACCGACCGGACCATTCAACAGCTTCAGCAGTTCGCCCATCAGGCGGTCGCACAAGCTCCTGATGTCGTCTGCCTGTTGGCAGCAACCGGAGATAAATTACAGCTTGTATTTGCACGTGGACCGGAAGTCGATGTAGCTGTCAATCTATTGATGAAGGACACACTCCCCTTGATCGAAGGCAAAGGCGGTGGAAATCCAGCAATGGCACAAGGCGGCGGACAACCGAGTATGCCTGCAGAAGAAGTGCTGGCTCATGCTCGCAAGCAGCTAGAAGCATCCTTATCATAA
- a CDS encoding DUF2203 domain-containing protein, which yields MVLLSKKYFTREEANELLPYVREELSFLQEAKRSFYKLYQQREQIKKQQPVHDKELFAVECRLEFMEMEAQMHITQLITKGIQVKDIDIGLFDFPALINGEEVLLCWREGESSITHYHGLHDGFSGRKQLD from the coding sequence GTGGTACTCTTGTCTAAAAAGTATTTTACACGAGAAGAAGCAAATGAGTTATTGCCGTATGTACGTGAAGAGCTTTCCTTTTTACAAGAGGCGAAACGCTCTTTTTATAAGCTATACCAGCAGCGTGAACAGATAAAAAAACAACAGCCTGTCCACGACAAAGAACTGTTTGCCGTTGAATGCCGCCTGGAATTCATGGAGATGGAAGCCCAAATGCACATCACCCAATTGATCACTAAAGGGATTCAGGTCAAGGATATCGATATCGGACTGTTTGATTTCCCGGCGTTGATCAATGGCGAAGAAGTTCTCCTATGCTGGAGAGAGGGCGAGTCCTCCATTACTCACTACCACGGACTTCATGATGGATTTAGCGGTCGCAAGCAACTCGACTAA
- a CDS encoding LysM peptidoglycan-binding domain-containing protein gives MQIHVVERGQTLSGIAETYGTTPAEITRANELPDPANLVIGQALVIPIEGSYYWVRQGDTLYTIGQRYHISAAELARVNGISQYRPLQIGQRLYIPPRPRRAADFNAYAEPRRQVSQALEADVRTAAPHLTYLAPFSFRIKRDGTLARPPLDDFQAIARDNQVVMMLVVTNLEGGQFSTELGGLVLNDMDLQNKLLDTIITTAQELGMGDIHFDMEALPATDREAYIRFLRRAKQRTQAAGMMMSVALAPKTSAEQRGRWYSAHDYGAIGAIADFVVIMTYEWGYSGGPPMAVSPIGPVRRVLQYAITEMPAEKILMGQNLYGYDWTLPYERGTTARALSPQAAIALAAEHNVNIQYDYRAQAPFFEYTDDQEKRHQVWFEDARSIQAKFDLVKQLGLRGVSYWKLGLPFPQNWLLIEGNFRVRKRR, from the coding sequence ATGCAGATTCATGTAGTGGAAAGAGGACAAACGCTGTCTGGCATCGCCGAAACATACGGAACGACACCGGCAGAAATCACGAGAGCAAATGAGCTTCCTGATCCAGCCAATCTCGTCATCGGACAGGCGCTCGTCATTCCAATCGAGGGAAGCTATTATTGGGTAAGACAGGGCGATACATTATACACGATCGGTCAGCGTTATCACATCAGTGCGGCTGAATTGGCACGGGTGAATGGCATTTCGCAGTATCGACCCTTGCAGATTGGACAAAGGCTGTACATCCCGCCGCGCCCCAGACGTGCGGCCGATTTCAATGCCTATGCAGAACCAAGACGACAAGTGTCTCAAGCGTTGGAAGCAGATGTGCGCACAGCAGCGCCTCATCTGACGTATTTGGCACCATTCAGTTTTCGGATCAAGCGGGATGGAACATTGGCCCGGCCGCCACTCGATGATTTCCAAGCGATTGCTCGAGACAACCAGGTCGTCATGATGTTGGTCGTGACGAATCTGGAAGGTGGCCAGTTCAGTACAGAGCTAGGCGGTCTGGTTTTAAATGATATGGACCTCCAGAACAAATTACTCGATACGATTATTACGACGGCTCAAGAGCTCGGGATGGGTGACATCCACTTCGATATGGAAGCACTGCCAGCAACGGATCGTGAAGCGTACATCCGTTTTCTGAGAAGGGCAAAGCAACGGACGCAGGCAGCAGGAATGATGATGTCCGTAGCACTTGCTCCTAAGACAAGTGCGGAGCAACGAGGCAGGTGGTACTCTGCACATGATTACGGGGCGATCGGAGCAATCGCTGATTTCGTCGTGATCATGACGTATGAGTGGGGATACAGTGGTGGTCCGCCCATGGCAGTCTCACCAATCGGGCCGGTTCGCCGAGTCTTGCAATACGCCATAACCGAGATGCCTGCTGAAAAAATCTTGATGGGACAAAATTTGTATGGATACGATTGGACACTTCCGTACGAACGGGGCACGACTGCGAGAGCCCTTAGTCCTCAGGCAGCGATTGCTTTGGCAGCGGAACATAACGTCAACATCCAATACGATTACCGTGCGCAGGCCCCCTTCTTTGAGTACACAGACGATCAAGAAAAGCGTCATCAAGTCTGGTTTGAGGACGCACGTTCCATCCAGGCCAAGTTTGACCTCGTCAAGCAGCTAGGACTGCGTGGAGTGAGCTATTGGAAGCTCGGTCTGCCGTTCCCGCAAAACTGGTTGCTAATCGAAGGGAACTTCCGCGTTCGAAAACGTAGATGA
- a CDS encoding thioredoxin family protein, with amino-acid sequence MQDMKVEQFHQLMEQKQSFALFVYTPMCGTCKLAERMLTITYEALPNVAAYEININTAPNLAQQWEISSVPALLLFRDGVLNERHFAMQSVGFLYERLKDLN; translated from the coding sequence ATGCAAGATATGAAGGTCGAGCAGTTTCACCAGCTGATGGAGCAAAAGCAATCATTCGCCCTGTTCGTATATACGCCGATGTGCGGAACTTGTAAATTGGCAGAAAGAATGCTGACAATTACCTATGAAGCTTTGCCGAATGTGGCTGCCTACGAAATCAATATCAATACGGCTCCAAATCTTGCTCAGCAGTGGGAGATCAGCAGTGTGCCCGCGCTGCTATTGTTTCGCGATGGAGTATTGAACGAACGACATTTTGCCATGCAGTCGGTCGGTTTTCTATATGAGCGGTTAAAAGATCTGAACTAG